The DNA region GGCGAAGCGGGAGGATTGAAACAGGAAAGCCCCCCGCGCGGCGCGGGGGGCTTTTTTATCGCCGGGCGGCCGTGCCCAGGCAAGCTGGGCCCAGGCCGCTCAATACATCGATTCCCCGCCGTTCAAATGAATGAGCTGCCCCGTCACGTAGCTGTGCTGTCCAGACAGGTACAGGCAGCACTCCGCCACGTCTTCCGCCGTGCCCAGCCGCCGCAGCGGCATGCTCTTGACCGCCTCGGCCCATAGGGCCCGATAGTTCGGGTAATTCGCCTCGTCGCGGACCGTGTTCATCTTGCCGGGCGCGATGGTGTTGGCCGTGATGTTGAACTCGCCGAATTCCACGGCGATGGCCTTGGCCAGCGCATGCAGGCCCGCCTTGGCCGTGACGTTGTGGGCGCGGTTGGCATACGTGAAGAAGCCGTCCCGGCCGGAGATATGGATCACCCTGCCCCACTTGTTGTCGCGCATGGCGGGCAACACCGCGCGCGCCAGGTAGAAGGCGGAACTCAGGCTGGTCTCGATGACGCGCCGCCAGTCGTCCACCGAGATATCGAGGAAGGCCTGGCGCGGCCGCAAGCCGACGTTGGAGACGGCGATGTCCACCGCGCCGAAGCGCCGCAGCGCCTGCCCGACCATGTCCTGCACCTGCTCCGGCTGCGTCACGTCCGCCTGCACGCACAGGGCCTTCCCGCCCAGCGCCTCGACTTCCGCGCCGACGGCCCGCAGCGCCTCCATATCGCGGTGGCCGTTGAGCACGATATTGGCGCCCTGGCGCGCGAATCCCAAGGCAATGCCCCGCCCCAGGTTTCTGCCGGATCCCGTTACGAGGACCGTCCGCCCTCTCAAGGAAGCATCAGCTATAGTCATGGTCCTTGCTCCAGTAATGGTGATATGTAGTGGCCGGCGCGCACGCCATCGGGCCTGGCTCGCTGCGGGCCTTCCGATAAGCCGCGCCCCGGGCCGGATGCGTCCCGCCTCTAGGCCGAAAATCCGCCCACATCATTATGGCTAATATCAAGAATTAGCTCCAACTGATATTTAGCGCATTCTCCTTGGCGCGCTTTCCCTTTCGATCCGGTCTCGGCGGACTTTTGGCGCCTGACGACAGCTATCCCGGCCCTTTCCCATGTCACATATCCGCCTTCCCGCGACGGGCTCCCTGATTGCGTTCGAAGCCGCCGCGCGGCACCTGAACTTCCGCCTCGCCGCGGGCGAACTGCATCTGACGCCCAGCGCCATCAGCCAGCAGATACGCGTGCTGGAACAGCAGATCGGCGTGGCGCTGTTCGCGCGCGTGCGCCAGCGCGTGCTGCTCACCAGCGCGGGGGAACGCTATCTCCACGAAGTGCGCCGGATATTGCGCGATCTGCGCGAGGTCACCTACCAGGCGCTCGCCAGCGGCGACAAGGAATGGCTCAACCTCGCGGTGGTCCCGACCTTCGCCGTCAAGTGGCTGATCCCGCGCCTGCCGGACTTCGTGGCCCGGCATCCCGAGGTCCATCTGAATATCGTTTCGCGCAGCGCCCCGTTCGACTTCGCGCACGAAGCCTTCGACGCCGCCATCCACTATGGCGAGGCGGTCTGGCCCGGCGCCCAGCTCGCGCACCTGATGGACGAACAGATGACGCCGGTGTGCAGTCGCGCGTTGCAGGAACGGCTGGGCATCTACGCGCCCGCCGACCTGCTGCGGGTGCCGCTGCTGCAGCAGTTCACCCGCCCCTCCTCGTGGAACGACTGGTTCGAGCACCTGGCCATCGTCCCCGCCAACGCCTTCGAAGGCCCTCGCTTCGACAGTTTCAACATGATCCTGGAGGCGGTCCGGGCCGGCATGGGCGCGGCGCTGCTGCCGCGTTTCATGATCGACGAGGCCGCCGACCAGTTGGTGCGCATCAGCGACGTCTGCCTGCCCTCCCGGCGCGGCTATCACCTCGCCTGGCCCACCGCGAAAAGCGAGCTGGGGAGCGTGCGCAAATTCCAGGCGTGGCTGTCCGCCCAGGCCAGCGCATCGGGACTTGATTAGTTTTTCTGTTCAACAACTCAGAATTTATCGTTTTATGCCTGCCACGGCCGGCCGCAAAATCCGATCATCGACAGAACCGCTCATCATCGAACCATGTCACTCGCTCCCAAGCAGACGGACCGGCGCTGGAAAGATCCCGTCCTTCCCTTCGTTTCCAACCCCGCGCCCGAACGCCTGCCGGCCGATCTCGTGGCGGCGCTGGGCGGCATGGACGTCACTCGCATCGCCGACGCCGTCGGCCGCATGTACACCTGCCAGTCCCAGTTGCGCTCGCTCACGCCCACCGCCCGGCCGCTTTGCGGCACCGCCCTCACGGTGAAATGCCCGCCGGGCGACAACCTGGGCCTGATGGCCGGCATCCGCCAGTTGCAGCCCGGCGACGTGCTGGTGGTCGACGGACAAGGCTTCACGAGCTGGTGCCTGGGCGGGGCCGAACTGCTGAAATTCGCCCGCGACGAATACGGCATGGCCGGGCTGGTGGTCCACGGCGCCTGGCGCGACGCGCAGGAACTGGAGGAAGCGGAGATCCCCGTGTACGGACTGGGCGTCGCGCCCTATTCCGGCCCCAAGCTGGGCCCCGCCGAAGTGAACGTGCCGGTGGCCTGCGCGGGCGTCATCGTGCAGCCGGGCGACGTCGTGTGCGCCAGCCTGGAAGGCGTGGCGGTGGTGCCGCGCGCCCACGCGCGCCGCGTCGCGGACCGCCTGTCGCAAGCGGCCGCGGGCCATGGCATCGCGGCGTTCATGGACGACATGGACGTGCTGGTGCGCCAATGGCTGGACAGGTCCGCCGGATGAGCGCCCTACCCGCCGGCTCGCAGGCGCCCGAGGCAGGCCTTACCCGCTTTCTCGCGCGCGCCATTGCCCGCGCGCGCTACGCGGACCTGAACGCCGCGACGCTCGCGCAGGCCCGCCTCGCCATCGCCGATTGCATGGCCTGCGGCCTTGCCGGGGCCGACACGCCCGCCGTGCGCGCGCTGGCGGCGGCGATGGCCGATGCGGCCGGACCGTGCGGCCTGTGGGGCCGCGGCGAACGCGCGGCGCCGCA from Bordetella genomosp. 10 includes:
- a CDS encoding LysR family transcriptional regulator yields the protein MSHIRLPATGSLIAFEAAARHLNFRLAAGELHLTPSAISQQIRVLEQQIGVALFARVRQRVLLTSAGERYLHEVRRILRDLREVTYQALASGDKEWLNLAVVPTFAVKWLIPRLPDFVARHPEVHLNIVSRSAPFDFAHEAFDAAIHYGEAVWPGAQLAHLMDEQMTPVCSRALQERLGIYAPADLLRVPLLQQFTRPSSWNDWFEHLAIVPANAFEGPRFDSFNMILEAVRAGMGAALLPRFMIDEAADQLVRISDVCLPSRRGYHLAWPTAKSELGSVRKFQAWLSAQASASGLD
- a CDS encoding RraA family protein, encoding MSLAPKQTDRRWKDPVLPFVSNPAPERLPADLVAALGGMDVTRIADAVGRMYTCQSQLRSLTPTARPLCGTALTVKCPPGDNLGLMAGIRQLQPGDVLVVDGQGFTSWCLGGAELLKFARDEYGMAGLVVHGAWRDAQELEEAEIPVYGLGVAPYSGPKLGPAEVNVPVACAGVIVQPGDVVCASLEGVAVVPRAHARRVADRLSQAAAGHGIAAFMDDMDVLVRQWLDRSAG
- a CDS encoding SDR family NAD(P)-dependent oxidoreductase, which gives rise to MTIADASLRGRTVLVTGSGRNLGRGIALGFARQGANIVLNGHRDMEALRAVGAEVEALGGKALCVQADVTQPEQVQDMVGQALRRFGAVDIAVSNVGLRPRQAFLDISVDDWRRVIETSLSSAFYLARAVLPAMRDNKWGRVIHISGRDGFFTYANRAHNVTAKAGLHALAKAIAVEFGEFNITANTIAPGKMNTVRDEANYPNYRALWAEAVKSMPLRRLGTAEDVAECCLYLSGQHSYVTGQLIHLNGGESMY